The genomic DNA GTGTGTTAAGGAATTATTGATTGACTGAATTCATTAAGGGCCTGGGCCATCACTCTGCCGAAAATGATATCGATGAATCTGTCTTACAGAAGAAGACGAATAGTTCAATGAAATGGGAACGTGTACTGAGATTGGTTCCTGTTGTTCTTCTTTTGATGGTTTCCGCAATTGTCGGAATGTTGATTCAGCCAACGTGGATTGTTCATCAGTTTACGGTAACTCCGGAAATGCTTGAGAGTCCGGAATCAGCGGTGAGTTATCAGGATTCCGGTTTAACTCCGGCTGACCTGGAACGCTATCAACAAGACGCTTCTTTGCCAGTGCAGAATGAAGTCTTAATCCTTGAGAAGAATGAAGATGGCTCGATCAATTATTCTCAATTGATTGCCAGTAAGCATTTTGGTTTCTGGTCATTACTCCCTGCGATGGTGGCAATCGCTTTATGCTGGTATTGCCGAGAACCCCTGGCGGCTTTGTTGATGGGTATCGCTTGTGGGGCTTTGGTGATGCAACAGTATGATTTGACGGAAAATATTCTGTTACCTTCAATGGCCACCAATCAAACTGCTGGCATCATCCTCTTATATTTATGGCTGCTCGGGGGATTGATGGGAATCTGGACCCGGACAGGAGCCGCTGTCGCTTTTGCCGAGACGGTGACGCGTCACTTTGTCCGCGGCCCACGTTCTGCCAAATTTGTTGCCTGGGCATTAGGGATTGTCTTCTTTCAAGGGGGAACTATTAGCACGGTTATTGTAGGAACAACGGTCAAACCGATTTCCGATCAACATCGGGTCAGCCATGAAGAGCTCTCTTATATCATAGACTCGACTGCATCTCCCATTGCCTGTCTGGTCCCTTTCAATGCCTGGCCAGCTTATGTTCAGTCATTGATATTCATCCCCGGTGTTACCTACCTGATGACGGAATCAGATCGAATCAATTTTTACTTTGCCGCTTTGCCTCTTAGTTTTTATGCAATGGCTGCGATTTTGGGGACACTGCTACTTAGTTTTGACGTGGCCCCATTTTTAGGAAAACGTTTTCGTAAAGCGATTGACCGTGCGCGAACGACAGGGCAATTGAGCCGTATAAATCGGCAGCTGACCTTCGAGTCTAAAACAGTCTCGTCACAAATGCAGAATCATTACCAATCGCATGCGGCAGAGTTTGTCGTTCCAATTCTTTCTTTGATTGCCGTTGCGATGGGAAGCTTTTTCTGGACAGGAACACCTCAGGTTCGCTGGGCCTTTGGTCTGGCTTTATTGATTTCTGCAATCACAGCTTACATTCGGGGGATGACTCTGCAGGATATCGTAAAGGGCATTGGTGAAGGACTGCAGGGAGTCGTCATGTTTTCTCTGATTCTGGTCCTGGCAGTTACGATGGGAAATATCACGCAGACGGCAGGAGGAGGCTTATATCTGGTGGAGTGCCTGGGGGGATCGATTCCCTATTGGTTGCTCCCTGGCACACTATTTGCAATTACAATTATGATCGCGTTTTCCACAGGAACGAGTTGGGGGACATATGCGATTGCCTTCCCACTAACGATGCCCCTGGCAATGGCGATTGCCTCCACGCAACAACTGGCTGACGAGAAACTGTACTTAATGATCAATTTTGCATGTGTACTTAACGGTAGTGTTTTTGGCGACCAGTGTTCGCCAATATCTGATACGACGATTATCAGTGCATTGACGACAGGAACTGACTTGATGGATCACGTGCTCACACAAATTGTGCCTGCATCTCTGGCAGCTGGTGTTGCCGTTTTGGGTTGGACACTTCTGGCACTGACTTGCAACTGAGAATCTTATTATTTACTCACAACGTTATCGCGGGCAGAAAAGATGAATCAATATAACTTTCGAGCCAATTCAACTTCTCGTCATTTATCACGTATCTGTTGTTGTGTTCTAATTCTGGTGACACTGATTCCACTGCCCTCTTCTGCAGAGGATATTGTGCGTCCCGAACGAGCACCTGTTGATATCGCAGAGAGTCATTCAGGAATTGTCGTTTCAGATACCGACATCGCTTCACAGATTGGAGCGGATATCCTGGCTCAGGGAGGTAATGCCGTCGACGCAGCGGTGGCAGTTGCTTTTGCGCTGGCTGTCACCTGGCCTGAAGCCGGAAACATCAGTGGCGGAGGATTCATGATGGTTGCGCCTCCGAACGAAGAAGTCGTTTGTGTCGAATATCGAGAAACTGCTCCTGCATGTGTCGATGAACACAGTTTTGAAAAATGGCAAGAGCGTCACCACGCACGAATGGCAGGAGTTCCGGGCACATTAAGAGGTCTGGAACTGGCCCATAAAAAATATGGAAGTCTGCCTTGGGATCAGCTCGTGAAACATTCGATTCGTATCGCTCGTGAGGGGATCGTTGTCGATGAATATCTGGCTTATTCGCTCAATCGAGTTCTCACGCTTTCCTCGATTAAAAATGAAAAGCGATTTGCAGAATTTCGCAGGCTCTACGGAAAAGCGATTGGAGAACTTTGGCAGACAGGCGATTTGTTCAAACAACCGGATTTAGCCAACACGCTGGAAATCATTGCTGAACATGGAGCCGATGCGTTTTATACCGGTAGCATCGCAAAGAAAATAGTCGCCGAAATGGAAGAGCAGGGAGGCTTGATTACAGCTGAAGATCTAAAGAATTACAAAGCGAACATTCGGCCTGCGGTCTCTGGTCAAGTCAATGGTTATACACTTTACGGTGCTTACCCGCCAAGTTCTGGAGGGATCACGGTTCTCCTGCAAATGAGGATGGCCGAAGCGGTTGGACTGGAAGTGGATCCTGATAATTACTGGAATGTCGATCAGGTCCATCTGTTAGCGGAAATCTCAAAAAGAGCTTTCAGAGATCGAGCGGCTTACCTAGCAGATCCCGATTTCAGCAGCATCCCGGAGTTTATGTTCTCCAATCAATATGCTCAAAAACAGGCTGAAAAAATCTCGCGAAATCAAGCGACTTCCAGTATCGAGGTCGCTGGTGAGATTCCCATCAGTAACCTTCCAGAAGAAAGCCTGGAGACCACGCACTTTTCGATCATAGATCGCAATGGGATGGCTGTCAGTAATACCTATACATTGGAAGGAACTTTTGGCTGCAGAATTGCCCCCAAAGGGACTGGATTTGTTCTGAACAATGAGATGGGCGATTTCAACTGGATTCCAGGATATACAAATCAGCAAGGAAGAATTGGAACAAAGCCGAACTTGATGAGCCCGGGAAAAAGAATGCTAAGTTCGCAATCACCGATGATTGTGAAAAACGATGGAGGCGTTGCTCTGGTGATAGGCAGCCCGGGCGGCAGAACGATTATCAATACTGTCACTGAAATTCTGGTTCAAACACTACTTTTTGAGCGTCCCTTGAGCGAAGCGATTGATGGGCCGCGTTTTCATCATCAATGGTTTCCCGATGAAATCAAATTCGAGTCCGACGACCAGGAGCAACTGACTCGATTAACAAGATCATTAATTGATAGAGGACATACCATCAGCCGCCCTAAAGGCTGGCTGCAGGGGTCGGCCCATGGAATTGAATATGATCCAGCATCGGGCATTGCCATAGGAGTAGCCGACTGGAGACGCGGAGGAAAGGCGGTCGCGGTTCCACAAAAAGTTCAGTCTAACGATAAGCCTGTCACACCTGTCACAAATGACTCTCAATAATATTAGCGCTCACTGGTGAGCATTAGACCTACTGTCAGCAGTTCATTATTGAAGCAAGTTGACTACTCTTGTAAGTAATTCCGTAAGGTACATTAATGCCCAGAGCGCCGATGTGGTCATTTTATCTGTTTTTTATACAAGGATCTATCTGTGAAGTCACATCTCAAACCTGGAAATTCTCAGAAGGGTTTCACTCTTATCGAACTACTGGTTGTTATCGCGATAATCGCTATACTGGTTGCATTGTTACTTCCCGCAGTTCAACAGGCACGTGAAGCAGCACGTCGGTCGAGTTGTAAGAATAATTTGAAACAAATTGGTTTGGCATTACATAATTATCATGACACGCATGGCACATTGCCTGCTGCTTACTATCGCGATCCCGATTATTTCAATCGTGGTTGGGGCTGGGGGGCTCTCATTTTACCTCAGATTGAAGAGACGAACTTATATGACAAAATGGACGTCAGCTTTTCAAGAATTCCACGGGATCCCACTTCTGAAACACAAACGGTTCTCAGTCCCTTTCGTTGCCCTTCCGATGTTGGACCGAATCTGAATCCGGAACGTAATGATCAAGGAATGTCCAACTATATTGCAGTGCAGGGAGCGGATTCCGCTGGAGGATTCCGATCCAATTCAGACGACATTGGAGATTATGGTGGGATGTTATTTCAGATCAGCAGTATTCGCTTTCGTGATGTTACTGACGGTCTTACCAATACTTTGATGATTGGTGAGAGAGCCTTTGTCGACAAAGCTCCCGAAAAACCCTGGTTGGGGGGACAATGGGTCGGCGTAACTTATAATGCTGGCTATGCCGGAGTCATGCGCTGCATGTACAACAGCCTCGACTATCACCTGAATGGCGATTCGGCATGGACATTTAGCAGCCGTCATGCGGGAGGAGTACAATTTGTTCTCGGAGATGGAGCCGTGAAATTCCTCAGCGAAAATATTGATGGAGAAACCCTCGAACGCCTCTCCTCCCGAAATGATGGAGAAGTTGTCGGAGAATTTTAAGGATTGCAAGTCTGGTATCATCCAGACTCATAGAATAGACATTATCCCCCAGTGACGTTAGCAGAAAAGTTAACGTCACTTTGTGGTGTATTCGCTGTTAAATCCTCTTATAGCTGATTTCATAAATGAGGAGCGCGATCTCGACTGCGTTAATAGCACTCAATTTTCATAATACCGTTACCGTAAACTGAGAGCTGCAGTAGTGATATTCATCTAGTCTCCTGGAGATATGTGATATCAGATCACTCGCCTTGCGACGGTAGCCGTTTGCAAATCTAGCCTTATCATTTCTTCGGATATACTCAAGGATTGATTCCCGTTGTTCAACCAAGTCGATTGACGGAACATCTCCAGGAAGTCTTCAGCAATTTCCCGGCAGCCGGTTTCACAGATTTGATGATACTTTTCCAAGGGAACGACGGCATCATACAGGATCTGAGTATCGTTCCAGAATGATTGTCTCCGTGAAAAAAAGTAGGCCCAGCGATTCGTCTCTGCGGGGGTGTTGCAGTCGGAAATCCAGACGGGAATTAGATCGTAGGCTTTTTCTCTGGTGCGGAGAAATTCAATATCCTCCTGGCGGACTTGGTATTCAACGGCATTGAACCAATGGCCGTCAGCTGTCATGGCGTTTAAGACACCATAATCTGAATCTACAGGATGGCAGTATTCTGCATATGCCATCCGATTCAGGCTGATGGTGTTGTAAACCCGGCGAGCCCCCCAGGCAATTACAGAGCGAGCAGTCGACATGGTCTCGGAGCAGAGTACCTGAGCGGCGGAGGACCGATTCATCAAACTACCGTACCCCAGCAGAGAAATTGTCTGATCGGATTCCCCGAACGGGGGCAGTTCATCCCATGGATAATTATAGATCAGTGCATTTTCAGGCAGTGACTTTGGCGTCCTCTGAAATTGTCCAAACTCAAAATAAGGAGCATTGACAGGCGGTAACTCAGACATTCCGTTCTCAATTTAATTTGGTAGAATTAGACTCGATCTGCTGAAGATAAAAGTGATTTCAGCAGATGTCAGAAATAATCATGGCCCGGTTTATGGTTTCAGCTGTGCGGCCCAGTAAATGCCAGAAGCCATCAGTGAGTTTGGGCCATCCTTGGTTTCGGGATGAGGGCTGAAACAAATGACTCTTCCTTCGCCATATTTGGAACGGATCACAGCATGAGTGTCGATCATGGCTTCAACAGGAGCGCCTTTCTTGGCGATTTCGCTGCCGTATGAGGCCAGGACTTCATATCCCGGAAGATCAGACTGATTATCAGGAACAAGAAGTGGCCCCTGACCGTAGTAGACGTCAACTTCTTTCTGTTTGCAGCCCAGCACTTCGCGCCCTGAACTGGTCAGGCATAACGAAACCGTTCCCTGACCTCGAGCCCAGTGTTCTCGATCCCAAACTTTTGCGTTAATCAAACCGAGTGACCATGAATAGTGAGAGGATGCGAGATAGGAGCCAGCGCAGATTCCGACATATCCGCCTCCATTACGAACAAATTCCTTCACTTGTGCACGACCACTTTCCTGCAGTTTTTCTGACTGTTTACTACCGGAACCGCCAGGCATAATCAGCACATCGAAATCGCTGAGACAACCTTCCTGAATTTGCTCCGGTGAAACGCGCTGTGCAGAGAAGCCATGTACGGGGATTAAAAATCGCAACAGGTTACTGGGGCCATTGGAGATTTCCTCAGAATGATCATAGATAGCCACGCGAACGAGTTGAACATTTTCAGCGATAACAATCGTTGGCATCAGCATCAGTAGACCCGCCAGAAGGGCCTGGGAGATTTTATTCATCGAATTCAGCCTTATTGAAATGATACAGTTTTATGAAGGTCGGGTGACTGCTTAGGGAACCAGAATTGTCTTTGTGACCGGCTCAAACTTTGGTGGTGCAGGAGTTTTAATGGTGAGTGCGGCGTTCTTGAGTTGTCGGAGTTCGGTCAACATAGCCTGATAGGAACGACGAGCACTCTCCATATGAACCGCATTCATATCTCTTGGGTTGACCCCTTTGGATTCCCATTTTGAGCGAGCTCTGGCAGTCGCGGAAAGAATCTGATCTTCGACCTTCCAGACATCACTCCAAATTCCCGTCAATACCGTAGAATCAACTCCTTTGTCTCCATCGACAAAGCTCCAGCCTCGCATGGTGTTGGCAATCGCACCAATCGGAGCTTCCTTCTCACCGACGAGTGGCGGGGCAATGTCGCTCATTGATGTCCAGCAGGGAACCGCGATGGAAAATTTAGGATCACCCAGAAAGGCCCACATTGTTGTCATCAAGGGATCTTCCCCTGCTTTCACGCCGTGAAAAACAGCGGCTGATACGGTCGTTGTCCGACTGATCATGGAGTCGGCATTGATGATTTCGGGGAGCTTTCCTGAGGGATCATTCACACTTCCGCAAACGGCAGCACCAGGAGCATCGGAAAGATCCCGGCAGACATTTCGGATCATATATTCGACAGAAACCCCGGCTTCGCCTGGTGAACTGAGCAGCGTGCAGGCTTGACTGAATCGATCGGCTGAATAGAGCGTTTTTCCAGATAATTCTTCAAGTGATGGCTGAGGACTCACTTCCTGTGCAGTTGTCGCAAAATTGGAGCGAACGAGATATCCATTCGGTGCAATCGCGGGATCGTTTGCGTCAAACATTTTGAAGGATGTCGCACCTGTTTCAAATAGAGCAGCACCACCCTGGGCATCGATTACGCCAAAATTGGAATTGGTTCTGCGACCAGATGTATTTGTCTTTTCGAGGAGTTGACGGAACTCTTCAACCGTACGGCACGTTTCAAGTGCAAGTTTCATAAACCCGCCATTGCCCGGGCCACTTCTTTCGCCGTCAGTATTCAAGTCTTTACTTAACGAGTTTTCGATACAGAATCCGGCTTCATTTACACCCATCCAAGCGGAACTGCGACTACCCGCATTGACGACCGCGATCGCTCGATACTTTCCACCTTCGAGAAATGCGACTTCATTCCGTCTCGATGAGGTATCGCGGTTTTTCCATAAAATTGGACGACCGTCAACTGTCGCTCTTCCGCTAATGACGGCCGTCGTGCAGGCGGTAACAACCGAGGGTAAAAACGCGATGAGTGCCCCCCAGAGGATCATACTTGTTCGAATCGTCAATTGTTTTTCTCGGGCTCGCATAAACTTCCTTTTAAATTGATCGTGTTTGAAAAGGGAGGAGTGCGGGAAGACTATGCATACCCGCTGTCAACATAGGCAGTCTCTGCGAAAGTGAAAAATTGGCAAGCACATTGTGCGCAGAAAAGATAACACTTCACGCTAAGTCTTTACTCAGAGTATATTGGCTGAACATTAATAAAACAGGCTCGAATTCCTTTGGCGATTCTTGATTATTTTAACATTCTCTCTGTAACGAACAAATTTGGAACGTCGATTGCACATTTTGTGCATTAGGTGGATTTACTAGTCTATTTATTTACCCTATGAATATGATTTGAATTGGAGAGGTGCTGAGAAGATGATCGCATGTCGTATCCCAGCGATGAATGATCGGCTGAGAATCGCATTGCTGGTCCTGAATGCGAGTCAATGGTCTCGCTCTGTCGTCAGTGGAATAGTGAGCTTTGCTGACGAATATGACAGTTGGGATTTTTGGCTGGCACCACGAAATTTTTCTCAGAAACCAATTCTTCCCTCTGACTGGTCAGGACAGAGGATTATTGCCCGAATTGCTGATGAAGAAATTCATGATTCTGTGAAATCGCGAGGGATTCCCTGCGTCAATGTTTCCTGGCATACAGAACATTCTCTGGATTGCCCCAAAGTGATTTCCGATCCCAAAGCCTGTGGACGAATGGCTGCAGAATACTATGTTGAGCGTGGATTTGAATCGTTTGCCTATATTGGTCCACCTCTCTGTTATAACTATAACGATCCCGTCCTGGATGAAGTGAAATCAGTCGTTGACGGTGTTGGTGGCTCATTGAATTGTTTTGATCCGGATCCAAATTTTCCCTCGTCAGATTACGATTTTCAGAGAAGCCGGATGCGGGGCTGGATCCATTCATTGCCAAAACCTGTTGGATTGATCGCCTGGTCGACTAACGTGGCCCGGGAAATAATGTTGACGAGCCTCAATGAGCAATTCGATATTCCTAACGATGTTGCAATCTTGGCGATTGAACACGAGCCCACGCTCTCTTCGCTGTGCCCCTTCCCGATTTCTTATGTTCAGCAATCAACTGAAACCGTTGGGTTTGAAGCGGCCAAAGAACTGCAACGATTGATGAATGGCGGAACGCCTCGAGAATCCCCAATTTTAATTCAGCCTGAAGGAATTGTTGAGAAAACTTCGACTGATACGATATTTACACAAGACGATATTGTTCAGGAAGCGGTTGCCTTTATCCGACGGAACTCGGCCAGTGGAATCAGTGTGGATGAACTGACTCGAGCACTCAATGTTTCACGACGTTCTCTTGAGGAGCGTTTCCGACGTTCACTGAATCGTACTCCCGCTGATGAAATTCGCACGGCTCGACTGGAAGTCATTAAATCCTATTTAAAACGGACCACACTTTCTTTATCAGAGATCAGTGATCGAACCGGATTCAGCTGTCAGAATGCGATGCTCCGATTCTTCAAACGGCTTACCAGCCAGACGCCTGGTCAATTCCGTCGTAACTACTCCTACAGCACTACGACCGAATAAATCACTCCTTATTGATAGGTGAGTCTTCTGATCGCTCCAGTGAGAAATCTCATCTGCGAGAAAACCTCCCTACTTGACACTCCCCACATTCCCTGTTTCACACATTCCTGCCATCGCCCGATATCGGGCAGAACTTATGACTGCAAAAAACGTTAATCACTTTGCGCAAACGACGCTCGTACTCACTTGAAGAGCGTTTATAACTAATTATCTTAAAGCAGCCAACATGAAGAAAATATTCTCATGCGGCTTGCAATCGTTTTCAATACCATTATGAGGGTCATCATGAAAGATTCTAAATTGTCGGTTTCGGTACAGAATCGAAAAGCATTCACGCTCATCGAATTATTAGTTGTTATCGCTATTATTGCCATACTGGTAGCATTACTACTGCCAGCTGTTCAGCAGGCTCGGGAAGCAGCACGTCGTTCTTCCTGTAAAAACAATTTGAAACAAATCGGTTTGGCACTTCACAATTATCACGATGCCCATTCCTGTTTTCCTTCTGGCTTTTATCGTCGTGATTACAGCGTTTCGTCGACATTTGCAGGGCCGGGTTGGGGTTGGGGCACAATGATTCTGCCACAACTCGAACAGACGGCTCTATGGGACGCACTGTCACCCAACGCAACCATTCTCTCACGATCGGCTACGATGGTTCCGTTAACTCAAACACCTATTGAAACATTCCGCTGTCCAAGTTGTCCTGGTGGTAACCTGAATGAAAGGTTGATTGATGATCCAACAGATGAACCTCATGCCATTTCCACATACAAAGGGGTATTTGGTGATTTGAATACACAATACAATTATTCAGGTGATGATTGTGCCTACTACTCGGGGAGTTGCATCAGCGGCGGTAATGGAGTTTTCAGCTCAAACAGTTCAGAGAAATTCCGTGATATTACTGATGGCACCTCAAATACTCTTATGATCGGTGAAGTTGCCTATGGGATTAACGGAGTGCGTAATTCCTCGGGAACATTGATTGATTATCGTGGTTCAGTCTGGGCTGGAGTTGATGCTGATGGGGCCCGCAGTAACGTCGCTACCCATCAGACCTTACGAGGACTCAACGGGAGTGGAAACCCGGAATCACTCTACTCCATTAACGGAACCAATAGTAATTCTTTCAGCTCACATCACAAGGGGGGAGTTCAGTTTGTCTTGACTGATGGCAGCGTGAGATTCCTTTCAGAAAATCTGGACTCACAAACCACGAACTGGTTGGCAGCCCGCGATGACGGTGAGGTCCTGGGTGAGTTTTAAGTTGATTTGAATAAACCTTCTTCTCATTCCTACTTCATTCTTCTATCGTGGCAATTGAATCGGATCACTGTTTATGAATTTAAAGCTTGACTTACCTAAACTCTTTTTCCTGATGGCTGCCATGTGTTTCCAGATCGGATGTTCTGGATCTGGGCAGCCAGATTACGAGATGAAATCTGTCAGTGGGACTATTACCTTTGAGGGGCAACCGGTCGAGAATGCCAGTGTTGTCTTTGATGCTCCGAGCGGTGCACGCGCTTTTGGTCTGACGGATTCTATGGGCCAGTTTCAATTGGAAACTCATCGCTACGGTAAGGGAGCACCTGCCGGGGAATATCTGGTTAAGGTCCTTAGTAAAGAAGGCACAAAAGTCAAAGACTCATCTCAGCCTCTGGAAATTTCCATGCTGTATCAGGAAAATGGAGTGGCGAAAGTAGTCGTCACAGATGAGAGTGAATCTCGATTCACATTCGATCTGAAAAAGAGTCCTGATGAGGACGATGTGATTTCATCAATGAGTGGCGAGGGATAATCTGGAAACGGAAATTCGACTCTCACAATGATTCGAAACGCTCTCGATTGAATTCAACCGAGAGCGTTTTCTTTTAGTGATGCGAGATCAGTGAGAACGATCTGTGTATCATGATGAGTTTAATTCCAATTTGAATTCGAGAAAAACTTGCTCTTGTCGATAGTTATCTCTTTATCTCAGTTGTACCTCAGTCAAAATCATTAAATCGAATCATTGTAAATAGCCTGGATGTGAATGTGTTTAATCGATTAATGCTCTCGCTTTGTTTAACCGTCTCATTGGTATCGAGCCTTGTGCTGTCTGCAAACCGAATTTATGCACAGGAACCGGTTCAATCTGATGGGGTAAGAAGTCCCGAAGACTATTTGCGACGTCCAGTCGGAACGGATTTTAAACTCGCGGATTGGCCCACGGTCAGCGACTACTATCGTCAACTTGCCGATCAGAGTGAAAATGTTTTATTGAGAGAAGTCGGGAAGACGACGGAAGGGCGCGAGTTTTTAATAGCCGTTATTTCCAGTAAAACCAATCTGGAGAATCTTGATGAAATTAAGAAGCAAACCAGCATAGTTACAGATCCCCGAAACCGATCAGATGAGGAGAAGCAATGGGCTATTAATGAAGGGAAAGTCGTTCTTTTCGTGACACCAACCATGCATGCGACGGAAGCAGCCGCCACGGAGATGGGGATGCAGTTCGCCTGGCAGCTGGCCACCTCACAAGAAGAACCGTTCCGTTCCGCTCGCGAGAATATCGTCGTCGTGATTACGCCGTCATTGAATCCAGATGGCGTTGATCATGTTGTGCAATGGTATCGCGAACACGTTTTCACTCCCTTTGAGGGAACGTCGATGACCAAACTCTATCAATACTACACGGGGCACGACAATAACCGGGACTGGTTTATGCTCACCCAGGCAGAAACCCGACATTTAACCGGGCTCATGTATCAGGAGTGG from Rubinisphaera italica includes the following:
- a CDS encoding BPL-N domain-containing protein, translating into MNKISQALLAGLLMLMPTIVIAENVQLVRVAIYDHSEEISNGPSNLLRFLIPVHGFSAQRVSPEQIQEGCLSDFDVLIMPGGSGSKQSEKLQESGRAQVKEFVRNGGGYVGICAGSYLASSHYSWSLGLINAKVWDREHWARGQGTVSLCLTSSGREVLGCKQKEVDVYYGQGPLLVPDNQSDLPGYEVLASYGSEIAKKGAPVEAMIDTHAVIRSKYGEGRVICFSPHPETKDGPNSLMASGIYWAAQLKP
- a CDS encoding peptidase C45, translating into MRAREKQLTIRTSMILWGALIAFLPSVVTACTTAVISGRATVDGRPILWKNRDTSSRRNEVAFLEGGKYRAIAVVNAGSRSSAWMGVNEAGFCIENSLSKDLNTDGERSGPGNGGFMKLALETCRTVEEFRQLLEKTNTSGRRTNSNFGVIDAQGGAALFETGATSFKMFDANDPAIAPNGYLVRSNFATTAQEVSPQPSLEELSGKTLYSADRFSQACTLLSSPGEAGVSVEYMIRNVCRDLSDAPGAAVCGSVNDPSGKLPEIINADSMISRTTTVSAAVFHGVKAGEDPLMTTMWAFLGDPKFSIAVPCWTSMSDIAPPLVGEKEAPIGAIANTMRGWSFVDGDKGVDSTVLTGIWSDVWKVEDQILSATARARSKWESKGVNPRDMNAVHMESARRSYQAMLTELRQLKNAALTIKTPAPPKFEPVTKTILVP
- a CDS encoding DUF1559 domain-containing protein, which produces MKDSKLSVSVQNRKAFTLIELLVVIAIIAILVALLLPAVQQAREAARRSSCKNNLKQIGLALHNYHDAHSCFPSGFYRRDYSVSSTFAGPGWGWGTMILPQLEQTALWDALSPNATILSRSATMVPLTQTPIETFRCPSCPGGNLNERLIDDPTDEPHAISTYKGVFGDLNTQYNYSGDDCAYYSGSCISGGNGVFSSNSSEKFRDITDGTSNTLMIGEVAYGINGVRNSSGTLIDYRGSVWAGVDADGARSNVATHQTLRGLNGSGNPESLYSINGTNSNSFSSHHKGGVQFVLTDGSVRFLSENLDSQTTNWLAARDDGEVLGEF
- a CDS encoding Na+/H+ antiporter NhaC family protein, which codes for MTEFIKGLGHHSAENDIDESVLQKKTNSSMKWERVLRLVPVVLLLMVSAIVGMLIQPTWIVHQFTVTPEMLESPESAVSYQDSGLTPADLERYQQDASLPVQNEVLILEKNEDGSINYSQLIASKHFGFWSLLPAMVAIALCWYCREPLAALLMGIACGALVMQQYDLTENILLPSMATNQTAGIILLYLWLLGGLMGIWTRTGAAVAFAETVTRHFVRGPRSAKFVAWALGIVFFQGGTISTVIVGTTVKPISDQHRVSHEELSYIIDSTASPIACLVPFNAWPAYVQSLIFIPGVTYLMTESDRINFYFAALPLSFYAMAAILGTLLLSFDVAPFLGKRFRKAIDRARTTGQLSRINRQLTFESKTVSSQMQNHYQSHAAEFVVPILSLIAVAMGSFFWTGTPQVRWAFGLALLISAITAYIRGMTLQDIVKGIGEGLQGVVMFSLILVLAVTMGNITQTAGGGLYLVECLGGSIPYWLLPGTLFAITIMIAFSTGTSWGTYAIAFPLTMPLAMAIASTQQLADEKLYLMINFACVLNGSVFGDQCSPISDTTIISALTTGTDLMDHVLTQIVPASLAAGVAVLGWTLLALTCN
- a CDS encoding AraC family transcriptional regulator, whose translation is MIACRIPAMNDRLRIALLVLNASQWSRSVVSGIVSFADEYDSWDFWLAPRNFSQKPILPSDWSGQRIIARIADEEIHDSVKSRGIPCVNVSWHTEHSLDCPKVISDPKACGRMAAEYYVERGFESFAYIGPPLCYNYNDPVLDEVKSVVDGVGGSLNCFDPDPNFPSSDYDFQRSRMRGWIHSLPKPVGLIAWSTNVAREIMLTSLNEQFDIPNDVAILAIEHEPTLSSLCPFPISYVQQSTETVGFEAAKELQRLMNGGTPRESPILIQPEGIVEKTSTDTIFTQDDIVQEAVAFIRRNSASGISVDELTRALNVSRRSLEERFRRSLNRTPADEIRTARLEVIKSYLKRTTLSLSEISDRTGFSCQNAMLRFFKRLTSQTPGQFRRNYSYSTTTE
- a CDS encoding carboxypeptidase-like regulatory domain-containing protein, producing MKSVSGTITFEGQPVENASVVFDAPSGARAFGLTDSMGQFQLETHRYGKGAPAGEYLVKVLSKEGTKVKDSSQPLEISMLYQENGVAKVVVTDESESRFTFDLKKSPDEDDVISSMSGEG
- the ggt gene encoding gamma-glutamyltransferase; this encodes MNQYNFRANSTSRHLSRICCCVLILVTLIPLPSSAEDIVRPERAPVDIAESHSGIVVSDTDIASQIGADILAQGGNAVDAAVAVAFALAVTWPEAGNISGGGFMMVAPPNEEVVCVEYRETAPACVDEHSFEKWQERHHARMAGVPGTLRGLELAHKKYGSLPWDQLVKHSIRIAREGIVVDEYLAYSLNRVLTLSSIKNEKRFAEFRRLYGKAIGELWQTGDLFKQPDLANTLEIIAEHGADAFYTGSIAKKIVAEMEEQGGLITAEDLKNYKANIRPAVSGQVNGYTLYGAYPPSSGGITVLLQMRMAEAVGLEVDPDNYWNVDQVHLLAEISKRAFRDRAAYLADPDFSSIPEFMFSNQYAQKQAEKISRNQATSSIEVAGEIPISNLPEESLETTHFSIIDRNGMAVSNTYTLEGTFGCRIAPKGTGFVLNNEMGDFNWIPGYTNQQGRIGTKPNLMSPGKRMLSSQSPMIVKNDGGVALVIGSPGGRTIINTVTEILVQTLLFERPLSEAIDGPRFHHQWFPDEIKFESDDQEQLTRLTRSLIDRGHTISRPKGWLQGSAHGIEYDPASGIAIGVADWRRGGKAVAVPQKVQSNDKPVTPVTNDSQ
- a CDS encoding DUF1559 domain-containing protein, coding for MKSHLKPGNSQKGFTLIELLVVIAIIAILVALLLPAVQQAREAARRSSCKNNLKQIGLALHNYHDTHGTLPAAYYRDPDYFNRGWGWGALILPQIEETNLYDKMDVSFSRIPRDPTSETQTVLSPFRCPSDVGPNLNPERNDQGMSNYIAVQGADSAGGFRSNSDDIGDYGGMLFQISSIRFRDVTDGLTNTLMIGERAFVDKAPEKPWLGGQWVGVTYNAGYAGVMRCMYNSLDYHLNGDSAWTFSSRHAGGVQFVLGDGAVKFLSENIDGETLERLSSRNDGEVVGEF